One Silene latifolia isolate original U9 population chromosome 4, ASM4854445v1, whole genome shotgun sequence DNA segment encodes these proteins:
- the LOC141652690 gene encoding protein RBL-like isoform X3, which translates to MNSAIIDPLQGDFPEVIEEYLEHGVMKCVAFNRRGTLLAAGCSNGTCVIWDFETRGIAKELRDKDCSNAITSVCWSKYGHRILVSSADKALILWDVATGEKIAQTVLEKTPLHARLHPSSPTPSLCLACPVYSAPLIVDLLTGKTTVLLASVLVEGDGRSAPLRNKVPDDSAPQTPACFNMHGDLVYLGNSKGEILIIDHSNVQVHAVIPITGGAVIKNIVFCRNGRYLLTNSSDRTIRVYENLLPPKGGLKALDEMCVALNDLNEVEKLKAIGCKSLVLFREFQDSVTRIHWKAPGFSGDGDWVIGGSASKGEHKIYIWDRAGHLVKILEGPKEALIDLAWHPVRPIVISVSLTGLIYIWAKDYTENWSAFAPDFKELEENEEFVEREDEFDIVPETEKVKESEVNQDEEVDILTVENDSSCSDSESSHKELLFLPVFPCPDAPEQQDKRVGNSVKMLDNNNSAFPLSGEALMNGNAMNHESSPIEGFDNSAEDTNGGRVKRRRKPSEKVLDMQAEMVKKPVKKAKPSGKASKSKNKSADEENDVPLDLDEILLYHSRD; encoded by the exons ATGAATTCTGCAATTATAG ATCCGTTGCAAGGCGATTTTCCGGAGGTGATAGAAGAGTATTTGGAGCATGGTGTTATGAAGTGCGTTGCTTTTAATCGCCGCGGAACCCTTCTTGCTG CTGGTTGCTCCAATGGAACTTGTGTTATATGGGACTTCGAAACCAGGGGGATTGCAAAAGAGCTGCGGGATAAAGACTGTTCAAATGCAATAACTAGCGTTTGTTGGTCAAAGTACGGTCATCGCATCCTAGTTTCTTCTGCTGACAAGGCATTAATCTTATGGGATGTTGCTACTGGAGAGAAAATAGCTCAGACAGTGTTGGAGAAAACCCCTTTGCATGCTCGCTTACATCCTAGCTCCCCAACTCCATCTCTGTGCTTGGCCTGTCCTGTCTATTCCGCTCCTTTGATTGTCGACTTATTGACCGGTAAAACTACCGTGTTGCTTGCGTCAGTTCTGGTAGAGGGAGATGGGCGTTCGGCTCCATTACGTAACAAAGTTCCAGACGATTCTGCTCCTCAGACTCCTGCGTGCTTTAATATGCATGGTGACCTGGTTTATTTGGGAAATTCTAAGGGAGAAATCCTCATAATTGATCACAGCAATGTTCAAGTTCATGCAGTGATCCCCATCACAGGGGGTGCTGTGATTAAGAACATTGTATTTTGCAGAAATGGCCGGTATCTTCTAACAAATTCAAGTGATCGCACTATTAGGGTTTATGAGAACTTGCTACCTCCAAAAGGAGGCTTAAAGGCGCTTGATGAGATGTGTGTAGCGTTGAATGATCTCAATGAGGTAGAGAAGCTGAAAGCCATTGGATGTAAGAGTTTGGTGCTGTTTCGCGAATTTCAAGATTCGGTAACCCGGATCCATTGGAAGGCACCTGGGTTTAGTGGTGATGGTGATTGGGTAATTGGTGGTTCTGCTAGCAAAGGAGAGCACAAAATATACATATGGGACCGCGCTGGACACCTTGTGAAAATTCTTGAAGGGCCAAAAGAAGCCTTGATTGATCTAGCATGGCATCCTGTTCGTCCTATTGTTATCTCAGTCTCGTTGACTGGCTTGATCTATATATGGGCTAAAGACTACACTGAAAACTGGAGTGCATTTGCCCCAGATTTCAAAGAGCTGGAAGAGAATGAAGAGTTTGTGGAACGAGAAGATGAATTTGATATTGTGCCTGAAACCGAAAAG GTGAAAGAGTCAGAGGTTAACCAAGATGAAGAGGTTGATATTCTCACAGTGGAGAATGATTCATCCTGTAGTGACTCAGAGTCTTCACACAAGGAACTTTTGTTCTTGCCAGTATTTCCTTGTCCTGATGCTCCTGAGCAGCAAGATAAACGTGTTGGCAACTCTGTGAAGATGTTGGACAATAATAATTCTGCCTTTCCCCTTTCGGGAGAAGCGTTGATGAacggtaatgctatgaaccatgAGTCAAGTCCAATTGAAG GTTTTGACAACTCTGCTGAGGACACTAATGGGGGGCGTGTGAAAAGACGTCGAAAACCCTCAGAGAAAGTCTTGGATATGCAGGCAGAGATGGTAAAGAAACCTGTAAAGAAGGCAAAGCCTTCTGGGAAAGCTTCCAAGTCCAAAAATAAATCAGCAGACGAGGAAAATGACGTACCCCTGGATCTGGACGAG ATATTGTTGTATCATTCAAGAGATTAG
- the LOC141652690 gene encoding protein RBL-like isoform X4 translates to MHNEFCNYRSCVDPLQGDFPEVIEEYLEHGVMKCVAFNRRGTLLAAGCSNGTCVIWDFETRGIAKELRDKDCSNAITSVCWSKYGHRILVSSADKALILWDVATGEKIAQTVLEKTPLHARLHPSSPTPSLCLACPVYSAPLIVDLLTGKTTVLLASVLVEGDGRSAPLRNKVPDDSAPQTPACFNMHGDLVYLGNSKGEILIIDHSNVQVHAVIPITGGAVIKNIVFCRNGRYLLTNSSDRTIRVYENLLPPKGGLKALDEMCVALNDLNEVEKLKAIGCKSLVLFREFQDSVTRIHWKAPGFSGDGDWVIGGSASKGEHKIYIWDRAGHLVKILEGPKEALIDLAWHPVRPIVISVSLTGLIYIWAKDYTENWSAFAPDFKELEENEEFVEREDEFDIVPETEKVKESEVNQDEEVDILTVENDSSCSDSESSHKELLFLPVFPCPDAPEQQDKRVGNSVKMLDNNNSAFPLSGEALMNGNAMNHESSPIEGFDNSAEDTNGGRVKRRRKPSEKVLDMQAEMVKKPVKKAKPSGKASKSKNKSADEENDVPLDLDER, encoded by the exons ATGCACAATGAATTCTGCAATTATAG GTCGTGTGTAGATCCGTTGCAAGGCGATTTTCCGGAGGTGATAGAAGAGTATTTGGAGCATGGTGTTATGAAGTGCGTTGCTTTTAATCGCCGCGGAACCCTTCTTGCTG CTGGTTGCTCCAATGGAACTTGTGTTATATGGGACTTCGAAACCAGGGGGATTGCAAAAGAGCTGCGGGATAAAGACTGTTCAAATGCAATAACTAGCGTTTGTTGGTCAAAGTACGGTCATCGCATCCTAGTTTCTTCTGCTGACAAGGCATTAATCTTATGGGATGTTGCTACTGGAGAGAAAATAGCTCAGACAGTGTTGGAGAAAACCCCTTTGCATGCTCGCTTACATCCTAGCTCCCCAACTCCATCTCTGTGCTTGGCCTGTCCTGTCTATTCCGCTCCTTTGATTGTCGACTTATTGACCGGTAAAACTACCGTGTTGCTTGCGTCAGTTCTGGTAGAGGGAGATGGGCGTTCGGCTCCATTACGTAACAAAGTTCCAGACGATTCTGCTCCTCAGACTCCTGCGTGCTTTAATATGCATGGTGACCTGGTTTATTTGGGAAATTCTAAGGGAGAAATCCTCATAATTGATCACAGCAATGTTCAAGTTCATGCAGTGATCCCCATCACAGGGGGTGCTGTGATTAAGAACATTGTATTTTGCAGAAATGGCCGGTATCTTCTAACAAATTCAAGTGATCGCACTATTAGGGTTTATGAGAACTTGCTACCTCCAAAAGGAGGCTTAAAGGCGCTTGATGAGATGTGTGTAGCGTTGAATGATCTCAATGAGGTAGAGAAGCTGAAAGCCATTGGATGTAAGAGTTTGGTGCTGTTTCGCGAATTTCAAGATTCGGTAACCCGGATCCATTGGAAGGCACCTGGGTTTAGTGGTGATGGTGATTGGGTAATTGGTGGTTCTGCTAGCAAAGGAGAGCACAAAATATACATATGGGACCGCGCTGGACACCTTGTGAAAATTCTTGAAGGGCCAAAAGAAGCCTTGATTGATCTAGCATGGCATCCTGTTCGTCCTATTGTTATCTCAGTCTCGTTGACTGGCTTGATCTATATATGGGCTAAAGACTACACTGAAAACTGGAGTGCATTTGCCCCAGATTTCAAAGAGCTGGAAGAGAATGAAGAGTTTGTGGAACGAGAAGATGAATTTGATATTGTGCCTGAAACCGAAAAG GTGAAAGAGTCAGAGGTTAACCAAGATGAAGAGGTTGATATTCTCACAGTGGAGAATGATTCATCCTGTAGTGACTCAGAGTCTTCACACAAGGAACTTTTGTTCTTGCCAGTATTTCCTTGTCCTGATGCTCCTGAGCAGCAAGATAAACGTGTTGGCAACTCTGTGAAGATGTTGGACAATAATAATTCTGCCTTTCCCCTTTCGGGAGAAGCGTTGATGAacggtaatgctatgaaccatgAGTCAAGTCCAATTGAAG GTTTTGACAACTCTGCTGAGGACACTAATGGGGGGCGTGTGAAAAGACGTCGAAAACCCTCAGAGAAAGTCTTGGATATGCAGGCAGAGATGGTAAAGAAACCTGTAAAGAAGGCAAAGCCTTCTGGGAAAGCTTCCAAGTCCAAAAATAAATCAGCAGACGAGGAAAATGACGTACCCCTGGATCTGGACGAG AGATGA
- the LOC141652693 gene encoding vacuolar protein sorting-associated protein 29 has product MVLVLAIGDLHIPHRAPDLPDKFKSMLVPGKIQHIICTGNLCIKEVHDYLKTICPDLHITRGEYDEETRYPDTKIITIGQFKLGLCHGHQVIPWGDLDSLAMLQRQLDVDILVTGHTHQFTAYKHEGGVVINPGSATGAYSSITYDVNPSFVLMDIDGLRVVVYVYELIDGEVKVDKIDFKKTTSPHSPH; this is encoded by the exons ATGGTGTTAGTATTGGCAATTGGGGATCTTCATATCCCACATAGAGCACCTGATCTACCTGATAAATTCAAATCAATGCTTGTTCCTGGAAAAATTCAACATATTATTTGCACTGGCAATCTTTGTATCAAA GAAGTACATGATTACTTGAAGACAATATGTCCAGATCTTCATATTACTCGAGGAGAATATGATGAAGAAACGCGTTATCCAGACACGAAAATAATAACCATTGGTCAATTTAAGCTGGGACTTTGTCATGGCCACCAG GTAATCCCATGGGGGGACTTGGACTCTCTAGCCATGCTACAAAGGCAGTTGGACGTTGACATCCTAGTAACGGGTCACACACATCAATTTACAGCCTACAAGCATGAAGGTGGTGTGGTCATCAACCCTGGATCTGCCACTGGTGCATACAGCAGCATCACCTACGATGTTAACCCGAGTTTTGTTCTCATGGATATTGATGGGCTCCGTGTTGTGGTTTACGTTTATGAGCTGATTGATGGCGAAGTTAAGGTCGACAAGATCGATTTCAAGAAGACCACTTCTCCTCATTCTCCTCACTGA
- the LOC141652690 gene encoding protein RBL-like isoform X2 — MHNEFCNYRSCVDPLQGDFPEVIEEYLEHGVMKCVAFNRRGTLLAAGCSNGTCVIWDFETRGIAKELRDKDCSNAITSVCWSKYGHRILVSSADKALILWDVATGEKIAQTVLEKTPLHARLHPSSPTPSLCLACPVYSAPLIVDLLTGKTTVLLASVLVEGDGRSAPLRNKVPDDSAPQTPACFNMHGDLVYLGNSKGEILIIDHSNVQVHAVIPITGGAVIKNIVFCRNGRYLLTNSSDRTIRVYENLLPPKGGLKALDEMCVALNDLNEVEKLKAIGCKSLVLFREFQDSVTRIHWKAPGFSGDGDWVIGGSASKGEHKIYIWDRAGHLVKILEGPKEALIDLAWHPVRPIVISVSLTGLIYIWAKDYTENWSAFAPDFKELEENEEFVEREDEFDIVPETEKVKESEVNQDEEVDILTVENDSSCSDSESSHKELLFLPVFPCPDAPEQQDKRVGNSVKMLDNNNSAFPLSGEALMNGNAMNHESSPIEGFDNSAEDTNGGRVKRRRKPSEKVLDMQAEMVKKPVKKAKPSGKASKSKNKSADEENDVPLDLDEVCDDY; from the exons ATGCACAATGAATTCTGCAATTATAG GTCGTGTGTAGATCCGTTGCAAGGCGATTTTCCGGAGGTGATAGAAGAGTATTTGGAGCATGGTGTTATGAAGTGCGTTGCTTTTAATCGCCGCGGAACCCTTCTTGCTG CTGGTTGCTCCAATGGAACTTGTGTTATATGGGACTTCGAAACCAGGGGGATTGCAAAAGAGCTGCGGGATAAAGACTGTTCAAATGCAATAACTAGCGTTTGTTGGTCAAAGTACGGTCATCGCATCCTAGTTTCTTCTGCTGACAAGGCATTAATCTTATGGGATGTTGCTACTGGAGAGAAAATAGCTCAGACAGTGTTGGAGAAAACCCCTTTGCATGCTCGCTTACATCCTAGCTCCCCAACTCCATCTCTGTGCTTGGCCTGTCCTGTCTATTCCGCTCCTTTGATTGTCGACTTATTGACCGGTAAAACTACCGTGTTGCTTGCGTCAGTTCTGGTAGAGGGAGATGGGCGTTCGGCTCCATTACGTAACAAAGTTCCAGACGATTCTGCTCCTCAGACTCCTGCGTGCTTTAATATGCATGGTGACCTGGTTTATTTGGGAAATTCTAAGGGAGAAATCCTCATAATTGATCACAGCAATGTTCAAGTTCATGCAGTGATCCCCATCACAGGGGGTGCTGTGATTAAGAACATTGTATTTTGCAGAAATGGCCGGTATCTTCTAACAAATTCAAGTGATCGCACTATTAGGGTTTATGAGAACTTGCTACCTCCAAAAGGAGGCTTAAAGGCGCTTGATGAGATGTGTGTAGCGTTGAATGATCTCAATGAGGTAGAGAAGCTGAAAGCCATTGGATGTAAGAGTTTGGTGCTGTTTCGCGAATTTCAAGATTCGGTAACCCGGATCCATTGGAAGGCACCTGGGTTTAGTGGTGATGGTGATTGGGTAATTGGTGGTTCTGCTAGCAAAGGAGAGCACAAAATATACATATGGGACCGCGCTGGACACCTTGTGAAAATTCTTGAAGGGCCAAAAGAAGCCTTGATTGATCTAGCATGGCATCCTGTTCGTCCTATTGTTATCTCAGTCTCGTTGACTGGCTTGATCTATATATGGGCTAAAGACTACACTGAAAACTGGAGTGCATTTGCCCCAGATTTCAAAGAGCTGGAAGAGAATGAAGAGTTTGTGGAACGAGAAGATGAATTTGATATTGTGCCTGAAACCGAAAAG GTGAAAGAGTCAGAGGTTAACCAAGATGAAGAGGTTGATATTCTCACAGTGGAGAATGATTCATCCTGTAGTGACTCAGAGTCTTCACACAAGGAACTTTTGTTCTTGCCAGTATTTCCTTGTCCTGATGCTCCTGAGCAGCAAGATAAACGTGTTGGCAACTCTGTGAAGATGTTGGACAATAATAATTCTGCCTTTCCCCTTTCGGGAGAAGCGTTGATGAacggtaatgctatgaaccatgAGTCAAGTCCAATTGAAG GTTTTGACAACTCTGCTGAGGACACTAATGGGGGGCGTGTGAAAAGACGTCGAAAACCCTCAGAGAAAGTCTTGGATATGCAGGCAGAGATGGTAAAGAAACCTGTAAAGAAGGCAAAGCCTTCTGGGAAAGCTTCCAAGTCCAAAAATAAATCAGCAGACGAGGAAAATGACGTACCCCTGGATCTGGACGAGGTTTGTGATGACTATTAA
- the LOC141652690 gene encoding protein RBL-like isoform X1, whose translation MHNEFCNYRSCVDPLQGDFPEVIEEYLEHGVMKCVAFNRRGTLLAAGCSNGTCVIWDFETRGIAKELRDKDCSNAITSVCWSKYGHRILVSSADKALILWDVATGEKIAQTVLEKTPLHARLHPSSPTPSLCLACPVYSAPLIVDLLTGKTTVLLASVLVEGDGRSAPLRNKVPDDSAPQTPACFNMHGDLVYLGNSKGEILIIDHSNVQVHAVIPITGGAVIKNIVFCRNGRYLLTNSSDRTIRVYENLLPPKGGLKALDEMCVALNDLNEVEKLKAIGCKSLVLFREFQDSVTRIHWKAPGFSGDGDWVIGGSASKGEHKIYIWDRAGHLVKILEGPKEALIDLAWHPVRPIVISVSLTGLIYIWAKDYTENWSAFAPDFKELEENEEFVEREDEFDIVPETEKVKESEVNQDEEVDILTVENDSSCSDSESSHKELLFLPVFPCPDAPEQQDKRVGNSVKMLDNNNSAFPLSGEALMNGNAMNHESSPIEGFDNSAEDTNGGRVKRRRKPSEKVLDMQAEMVKKPVKKAKPSGKASKSKNKSADEENDVPLDLDEILLYHSRD comes from the exons ATGCACAATGAATTCTGCAATTATAG GTCGTGTGTAGATCCGTTGCAAGGCGATTTTCCGGAGGTGATAGAAGAGTATTTGGAGCATGGTGTTATGAAGTGCGTTGCTTTTAATCGCCGCGGAACCCTTCTTGCTG CTGGTTGCTCCAATGGAACTTGTGTTATATGGGACTTCGAAACCAGGGGGATTGCAAAAGAGCTGCGGGATAAAGACTGTTCAAATGCAATAACTAGCGTTTGTTGGTCAAAGTACGGTCATCGCATCCTAGTTTCTTCTGCTGACAAGGCATTAATCTTATGGGATGTTGCTACTGGAGAGAAAATAGCTCAGACAGTGTTGGAGAAAACCCCTTTGCATGCTCGCTTACATCCTAGCTCCCCAACTCCATCTCTGTGCTTGGCCTGTCCTGTCTATTCCGCTCCTTTGATTGTCGACTTATTGACCGGTAAAACTACCGTGTTGCTTGCGTCAGTTCTGGTAGAGGGAGATGGGCGTTCGGCTCCATTACGTAACAAAGTTCCAGACGATTCTGCTCCTCAGACTCCTGCGTGCTTTAATATGCATGGTGACCTGGTTTATTTGGGAAATTCTAAGGGAGAAATCCTCATAATTGATCACAGCAATGTTCAAGTTCATGCAGTGATCCCCATCACAGGGGGTGCTGTGATTAAGAACATTGTATTTTGCAGAAATGGCCGGTATCTTCTAACAAATTCAAGTGATCGCACTATTAGGGTTTATGAGAACTTGCTACCTCCAAAAGGAGGCTTAAAGGCGCTTGATGAGATGTGTGTAGCGTTGAATGATCTCAATGAGGTAGAGAAGCTGAAAGCCATTGGATGTAAGAGTTTGGTGCTGTTTCGCGAATTTCAAGATTCGGTAACCCGGATCCATTGGAAGGCACCTGGGTTTAGTGGTGATGGTGATTGGGTAATTGGTGGTTCTGCTAGCAAAGGAGAGCACAAAATATACATATGGGACCGCGCTGGACACCTTGTGAAAATTCTTGAAGGGCCAAAAGAAGCCTTGATTGATCTAGCATGGCATCCTGTTCGTCCTATTGTTATCTCAGTCTCGTTGACTGGCTTGATCTATATATGGGCTAAAGACTACACTGAAAACTGGAGTGCATTTGCCCCAGATTTCAAAGAGCTGGAAGAGAATGAAGAGTTTGTGGAACGAGAAGATGAATTTGATATTGTGCCTGAAACCGAAAAG GTGAAAGAGTCAGAGGTTAACCAAGATGAAGAGGTTGATATTCTCACAGTGGAGAATGATTCATCCTGTAGTGACTCAGAGTCTTCACACAAGGAACTTTTGTTCTTGCCAGTATTTCCTTGTCCTGATGCTCCTGAGCAGCAAGATAAACGTGTTGGCAACTCTGTGAAGATGTTGGACAATAATAATTCTGCCTTTCCCCTTTCGGGAGAAGCGTTGATGAacggtaatgctatgaaccatgAGTCAAGTCCAATTGAAG GTTTTGACAACTCTGCTGAGGACACTAATGGGGGGCGTGTGAAAAGACGTCGAAAACCCTCAGAGAAAGTCTTGGATATGCAGGCAGAGATGGTAAAGAAACCTGTAAAGAAGGCAAAGCCTTCTGGGAAAGCTTCCAAGTCCAAAAATAAATCAGCAGACGAGGAAAATGACGTACCCCTGGATCTGGACGAG ATATTGTTGTATCATTCAAGAGATTAG